Proteins from one Shewanella pealeana ATCC 700345 genomic window:
- a CDS encoding RecQ family ATP-dependent DNA helicase — protein MDNAHALLSQYFGFQQFREGQEEVVQNILNGQSAAAIFPTGSGKSLCYQLPALALPHLTLVVSPLLALMDDQLQFLNKKGISAASIDSTQTNEQASAVIEGVTSGRIKILMISVERLNNERFRRFISTVPISMLVIDEAHCISEWGHNFRPDYLKLPAYQRQLQIPQVLLLTATATPKVIEDMGKKFGIAEQCVTLTGFYRPNLNLQTVGISSPDKLNYLCDWLEVRKEHSGIVYVTLQQTAEFVANALIKKGFSALAYHAGMDSDKRKSIQAQFMSGEVPIIVATIAFGMGIDKSDIRFVAHYDLPKSIENYAQEIGRAGRDGFSSDCLVLANRDNLNVLENFVYGDTPELSAIEHVIDEIKREAQTSSVWELMLNPLSSASNIRILSLKTLLVYLEMLRVIKPKYSYFAEYRFKLLCPVEQMLEKFDPDRQVFINAVLDSSQKAKLWYSANFEALEQKVPHSRDRAIKALDYLHQKQLIELQSKQLTQVYEIFSTNIDDSLASRLFNRFSIKEQSEITRINQLVDFFDSESCLSLQLAQYFADPRLSGPCGHCSVCSGQTAKLPVAAGLKPLSQFDFNGCCLEAIKKLGVHASPVLVTRFLCGLTTPMFTKLKMRQLNGFGQFEHYRFADILSWTQSHL, from the coding sequence ATGGATAACGCCCATGCGTTGCTAAGCCAATATTTTGGTTTTCAGCAGTTTCGTGAAGGACAGGAAGAAGTTGTCCAAAATATTCTAAATGGTCAAAGCGCTGCGGCTATTTTCCCTACGGGTTCAGGTAAATCTCTTTGCTATCAATTGCCGGCCTTAGCCCTACCACACTTAACTCTTGTGGTATCACCACTACTCGCCTTGATGGACGATCAGTTACAGTTTTTAAATAAAAAGGGCATTTCAGCCGCGTCTATCGACTCGACTCAGACCAATGAGCAGGCGAGTGCGGTTATTGAGGGGGTAACCTCTGGGCGGATTAAGATTTTAATGATCTCAGTAGAGCGCCTTAATAACGAACGTTTTAGGCGGTTTATCTCAACAGTACCTATCTCTATGCTAGTCATCGATGAGGCGCACTGTATCTCAGAGTGGGGACATAACTTTAGACCTGATTATCTCAAACTACCTGCTTATCAGAGACAACTGCAGATCCCACAAGTATTGCTTCTAACGGCGACAGCGACCCCTAAAGTTATAGAGGATATGGGGAAAAAGTTCGGTATAGCTGAGCAATGCGTCACTTTAACGGGTTTTTATCGTCCGAATCTAAATCTTCAAACTGTAGGGATCTCATCACCAGATAAGCTAAATTACCTCTGCGATTGGCTCGAGGTGAGAAAAGAGCATAGTGGTATTGTTTATGTGACCTTACAGCAGACGGCTGAGTTTGTTGCAAATGCTTTGATTAAGAAGGGGTTCTCAGCACTTGCTTATCATGCAGGCATGGACAGCGATAAGCGTAAATCGATTCAAGCACAGTTTATGTCAGGTGAGGTGCCTATTATCGTCGCCACTATCGCTTTTGGAATGGGAATTGATAAGAGTGATATTCGCTTTGTCGCCCATTATGATCTTCCTAAGTCCATAGAAAACTATGCTCAAGAGATAGGGCGTGCGGGGCGTGATGGTTTTAGTTCCGACTGTCTGGTACTAGCCAATAGAGATAACCTTAATGTCTTAGAAAACTTCGTATATGGTGACACTCCAGAACTGAGTGCGATAGAGCATGTTATCGATGAAATAAAGCGTGAAGCGCAAACCAGTTCAGTGTGGGAGTTGATGCTTAACCCATTGTCTAGCGCATCGAATATTCGAATTTTGAGCTTAAAGACGTTACTGGTGTACTTAGAAATGTTACGGGTCATCAAGCCAAAATACAGTTATTTTGCCGAATATCGTTTTAAGCTCTTGTGTCCGGTTGAGCAGATGTTGGAAAAGTTCGATCCTGATAGGCAAGTCTTTATCAATGCCGTGCTCGATAGTTCACAGAAGGCAAAGCTTTGGTATAGCGCTAACTTTGAGGCATTAGAGCAGAAAGTGCCTCATAGCCGAGATAGAGCGATCAAAGCCTTAGATTACTTGCATCAAAAACAGCTTATCGAATTGCAAAGCAAGCAGTTAACTCAAGTTTATGAAATATTTAGCACCAATATTGATGACTCTTTAGCTTCGAGACTGTTTAATCGTTTTAGTATCAAAGAGCAGAGCGAAATTACCCGTATTAATCAGCTGGTGGATTTTTTTGATAGTGAGTCCTGCTTAAGTTTACAACTGGCTCAATACTTTGCCGATCCTCGCTTAAGCGGACCTTGTGGTCACTGTAGCGTATGTAGTGGGCAAACGGCTAAATTGCCGGTAGCCGCGGGGCTAAAACCTTTGAGTCAGTTTGACTTCAATGGGTGCTGCCTCGAAGCGATAAAAAAACTAGGTGTACACGCAAGCCCGGTTTTAGTTACGCGATTTCTTTGTGGATTGACCACCCCGATGTTTACCAAGTTGAAAATGAGACAGCTTAACGGTTTCGGGCAATTTGAGCATTATCGCTTCGCCGATATCTTATCGTGGACCCAAAGCCACTTATGA
- a CDS encoding endonuclease/exonuclease/phosphatase family protein, whose protein sequence is MAKIIRKLIFLALIAALAVVAYVYDASVIPTEDALVTNQIGASQDVQCISQPAKGALDRYGKLDVTTWNLYKQKSEGWDETLKQLAERSDLLLLQEAQLTPELNSFVESQELSMLLAKAFSFENEPVGVMNLTREPATSSCVFRKPEPYINFPKSMLISYYALSDKSQLLVANIHSINFTFGLEEYKAQLRIVEEAIKGHQGPVIFAGDMNTWSDERFDTVRQLAKRADLTEAIPSVDSRTRVLGHNLDHIFYRGLELIKAESIITSTSDHNPVKAYFRLEKNRSVDIVDSEK, encoded by the coding sequence ATGGCAAAAATTATCCGCAAGCTTATATTTCTGGCGCTTATCGCAGCCCTCGCCGTTGTTGCTTACGTGTATGACGCATCGGTGATCCCTACTGAAGATGCACTGGTTACTAATCAGATTGGTGCTAGCCAAGATGTTCAGTGTATCAGCCAACCAGCCAAAGGCGCTCTCGATAGGTACGGTAAACTCGATGTAACCACTTGGAATCTTTATAAGCAGAAAAGTGAGGGGTGGGATGAAACGTTAAAGCAACTTGCTGAGCGTTCAGACCTGCTTTTGCTGCAGGAGGCTCAGTTAACCCCAGAGCTGAATTCATTCGTTGAATCTCAAGAGTTATCTATGCTGCTTGCTAAAGCATTCAGTTTTGAGAATGAGCCTGTTGGTGTGATGAATCTAACGCGAGAACCTGCAACCAGCAGCTGTGTATTTAGAAAGCCAGAGCCTTACATTAATTTCCCCAAGTCTATGTTGATCTCTTATTACGCCTTATCCGATAAGAGCCAACTGTTGGTGGCTAACATACATAGTATTAACTTTACTTTCGGCTTAGAGGAATACAAGGCTCAGTTGCGGATCGTGGAAGAGGCCATCAAAGGGCATCAAGGGCCTGTTATTTTTGCTGGCGACATGAATACTTGGAGCGATGAACGCTTCGATACTGTTAGACAACTGGCAAAGCGCGCAGATCTTACCGAGGCAATACCGAGTGTGGATTCTAGAACTCGTGTCCTAGGCCATAATCTCGATCATATCTTTTATAGGGGATTAGAGTTAATTAAGGCTGAATCTATTATCACTTCAACTTCAGATCACAACCCAGTTAAAGCCTATTTCCGTTTGGAAAAAAACCGTTCCGTTGACATAGTTGACTCGGAGAAATAA
- the cls gene encoding cardiolipin synthase, with the protein MYEFYQLLTIAGVFLYWLIIAGISIRVVAKRRSIGVSLAWLMIIYIVPLGGAFAYLLFGELNLGKKRAVRAELMFKPYGEWFKKLYEYRQYRPHVASLYGQSISAICEKQVGIPALADNHLTLCSETYEILDNLIEDIDKASETILLEFYIWHPGGRADDVANALINSAARGVKVRLLLDAAGSRHFFKSHWPKLMKKSGIQVISALEVSPFRMFFRRLDLRLHRKIVVIDNQIGYTGSMNLVDPKYFNQDAGVGEWIDVMVRITGTSVPVLNSIHAWDWEVETNERFLPEQPKCLSHEDSEITDLVQVIPSGPGMREEVIHRVLLQSIYQASKSIVITTPYFVPSDNLHMALIIAAQRNVKVDIIVPDKNDSLMVEWASRAFFSELLEAGVNIHRFKGGLLHTKSVVIDSNHCLIGTVNWDMRSLWLNFEVTLAVDNLGFTKKLEQVQQEYLKNADKVCFEQWQKRSIASRGAERIFYLFSPLL; encoded by the coding sequence ATGTATGAATTTTATCAGCTACTCACCATAGCTGGCGTGTTTCTTTACTGGCTTATTATTGCAGGTATCAGTATTCGCGTAGTTGCAAAGCGGCGCTCTATTGGAGTTTCTTTAGCCTGGTTAATGATTATTTATATCGTGCCATTAGGTGGCGCCTTTGCCTATCTACTGTTTGGTGAATTAAATTTAGGTAAGAAGAGAGCGGTTCGCGCAGAGCTGATGTTTAAACCCTACGGTGAATGGTTTAAAAAACTCTATGAGTATCGGCAATATCGCCCTCATGTCGCGAGTCTATACGGCCAGTCGATCAGTGCCATTTGTGAAAAACAAGTTGGGATCCCTGCACTTGCCGATAACCATCTGACTCTGTGTAGTGAAACTTATGAGATCTTAGATAACTTAATTGAAGATATCGACAAGGCAAGTGAGACGATTCTACTCGAGTTCTATATCTGGCACCCCGGTGGGCGCGCCGATGATGTAGCTAACGCCCTCATCAATAGCGCTGCTCGAGGGGTGAAAGTACGCTTATTACTTGACGCTGCGGGCAGCAGGCACTTCTTCAAGAGCCATTGGCCAAAATTAATGAAAAAAAGTGGCATTCAGGTGATCAGTGCTCTCGAAGTGTCTCCTTTTCGTATGTTCTTTAGACGGCTAGATCTTAGACTTCATAGAAAGATCGTCGTCATCGATAATCAAATAGGTTATACCGGCTCAATGAATCTTGTCGACCCTAAGTATTTTAATCAAGATGCTGGCGTTGGCGAATGGATTGATGTGATGGTGCGGATCACCGGCACCTCAGTTCCAGTGCTTAATAGCATCCATGCCTGGGATTGGGAAGTGGAAACTAATGAGCGTTTCTTGCCTGAACAGCCAAAATGTTTGTCTCATGAGGACAGCGAGATCACAGACTTAGTTCAGGTGATCCCATCTGGGCCAGGTATGCGTGAAGAGGTGATCCATCGAGTGCTACTACAAAGCATTTACCAGGCCTCAAAAAGTATCGTTATCACTACGCCCTACTTTGTGCCAAGTGACAATCTACATATGGCACTGATCATTGCGGCGCAACGTAACGTTAAGGTCGACATTATCGTTCCTGATAAGAATGATTCATTAATGGTTGAATGGGCGAGTCGAGCATTTTTTAGTGAACTGTTAGAGGCGGGCGTTAATATTCATCGATTTAAAGGCGGTCTATTGCACACCAAATCTGTTGTCATCGACAGTAATCATTGCTTGATTGGCACAGTTAACTGGGACATGCGCAGTTTATGGCTCAACTTCGAAGTGACCCTTGCGGTTGATAACCTAGGCTTTACCAAAAAGCTTGAACAGGTACAGCAAGAGTATCTTAAAAATGCCGATAAGGTCTGCTTCGAGCAATGGCAAAAGCGTTCAATAGCCAGTCGCGGAGCCGAACGAATTTTCTATTTATTCAGCCCGTTACTCTAG
- a CDS encoding sulfotransferase produces the protein MNKVFIIGLPRTGTTSISVAMLDYGFKVAHTAYTQQAFNLADIVSDAPCFSDYQQLDKLFPDAKFVYLERELSLWIPSMQMLINKMKVELDLKTGTFNPVLKRSFNHTFMLDKTDNPDEPAHLEKCYLDHKQQVLHYFADRDDFIRINISHEESLGQLLTFLGLEVDGSPQFPHLNIGRNVACWEEHKHPNKVNANSIGPLRRKFFDYAAKL, from the coding sequence ATGAACAAAGTTTTTATTATTGGACTACCACGAACTGGCACCACCAGTATCAGTGTAGCCATGTTAGATTATGGTTTTAAAGTTGCACACACAGCATACACACAACAGGCATTTAACCTAGCCGATATTGTCTCTGATGCCCCCTGCTTTAGCGACTATCAGCAACTAGATAAGCTATTTCCCGATGCTAAGTTTGTTTATCTAGAGCGAGAGCTATCTCTGTGGATCCCCTCTATGCAGATGCTGATCAACAAGATGAAAGTCGAGTTGGACTTAAAGACTGGGACATTTAACCCCGTGTTAAAGCGCAGCTTTAACCATACTTTTATGTTAGACAAAACTGATAATCCTGATGAACCAGCTCATTTAGAGAAATGTTATTTAGATCATAAACAACAAGTTCTCCATTATTTCGCCGATCGTGATGATTTTATTCGGATCAACATCAGTCATGAAGAGAGTCTAGGTCAATTACTTACTTTCCTTGGGCTAGAAGTCGATGGCAGCCCACAGTTTCCTCATCTAAACATAGGACGAAACGTGGCTTGCTGGGAAGAGCACAAACATCCAAATAAAGTTAATGCCAATAGTATAGGGCCGCTACGCAGAAAATTTTTCGATTATGCCGCTAAGCTTTAG